A portion of the Flavobacterium limnophilum genome contains these proteins:
- a CDS encoding PD-(D/E)XK motif protein, translating to MNIKNLQFKWDIITQREITKGYKSVILTPECKSVLYLGINKDANRCLILSLPKKHNVNFKATIKENLSIEFFPETNYIVLKLIDNTFYELFDDLIISMYNRIKDLSDVDNYSKEFIQTFYKWSEFFNDKNSSMLSLEIIKGLFGELFLLKSYIDNVELTNVNDILNSWTGPFDKRHDFTFDRKDVEVKTKIESKLDITISSEYQLEKNLDKAIELVVISVIENEGYTLQFLINEIKNKIQIKSGDYTLFLKALNMKSIDLKNVSLYDNYLFKPINQITFNCTSLSFPKIVKSNISKEISNVKYDLRISALNNFITSELYF from the coding sequence ATGAATATTAAAAACCTTCAGTTCAAATGGGATATTATTACCCAAAGAGAAATAACCAAAGGTTATAAATCAGTTATTCTTACTCCTGAGTGCAAATCAGTTTTATACTTAGGAATAAATAAAGATGCAAACAGGTGTTTAATTCTGTCTTTGCCTAAAAAGCATAATGTAAATTTTAAAGCAACAATAAAAGAAAACTTATCTATTGAATTTTTCCCTGAAACTAATTACATAGTTTTAAAATTAATTGATAATACTTTCTATGAACTGTTTGACGATTTAATAATTTCAATGTATAATAGAATTAAAGACTTATCAGATGTTGATAATTATTCGAAAGAATTCATCCAAACTTTTTATAAGTGGAGTGAATTTTTTAACGATAAAAACTCATCAATGCTTTCATTAGAAATTATAAAGGGGTTATTTGGTGAGTTATTTTTATTGAAGTCTTATATTGATAATGTTGAGTTAACAAACGTAAATGATATATTAAATAGTTGGACTGGGCCATTTGACAAGAGACATGATTTCACATTCGACCGGAAAGATGTTGAAGTTAAAACAAAAATAGAATCTAAACTCGACATTACGATATCAAGTGAATATCAATTAGAAAAGAATTTAGATAAAGCAATAGAGTTAGTTGTCATTTCTGTTATCGAGAATGAAGGGTACACTTTACAATTTCTCATAAATGAAATTAAAAATAAAATTCAAATAAAATCAGGTGATTATACTTTATTTCTAAAAGCACTAAATATGAAAAGCATTGATTTAAAAAATGTAAGTCTCTATGATAACTATTTGTTTAAGCCTATCAACCAAATTACATTTAATTGTACAAGTTTAAGCTTTCCAAAGATTGTAAAATCAAATATTTCGAAGGAAATAAGTAACGTAAAATATGACTTAAGAATTAGCGCATTAAATAATTTCATAACCTCAGAACTATACTTTTAA
- a CDS encoding AIPR family protein, whose translation MEISEYLKYRKDLLDETRDEDGFISEPSFISLVLPSMLEAKLIDSEECNESYYKYDSEKLKINGYLVNESGERLQLFILNEDSINITQTDDDLKISQKNYYDNQFNRATKFLNKAIKRHFDDEIQDSSPVKALISQISSSHGIDQFDVVEIFLISATATVSTRGNISQPKRLDFEDDNLKISFTKNKVSATKDILIIKRLIDLNFLYSVLISQGNREPLTINFENFENRIEVIKAADELNFESYLCVLPAKILADLYKRHSSRLLEKNVRSFLQFRGVNQGIRETIRLNPEKFIAYNNGITVTSTGKEIEEINGKTYLKSLTDFQIVNGGQTTASIYFTNKDGFNIDKVKVMAKINVAKDVSEENLDDLISKISQYSNSQSKVSNVDLRSRNPQLTKLKTLSESIITPSGRKWFFEKSKGDFNTKLRIAGSGKARIEKEFPKQHRFSKEELGKYFTAWGDQPYIVKKGGEKVFRYFIEEIGGDGSGKKPLEIDRNFYETLIAKIILFRDLEKIYGQGKNSMGQIRAAVIPYSLSILYKYFDGSKGDRMFDLYKVWNAEGLGNELSEYLKELMILINELIKKYSKSDDLGEYSKKKELWDDISNSKEILEFVQSNNSQKIFEKYSASKKEMEKKLKANSKNKEVDFKSLKDNIEIHSKTTEFYKKINSLLWDNLTDNEKNKLSNISALIQQKEDLTPDLISFEENILQKIRINHPEVFDKIHYENNKLLEETFNYVLKKYNTCIDKSENVISVFEKVGSIAKIKGIKYDSVFSEIGKTLNDGFSPTTKQIYYASYYVSSLNNLN comes from the coding sequence ATGGAAATTTCAGAATATTTAAAATACAGAAAAGACTTATTAGATGAAACAAGAGATGAGGATGGTTTTATATCAGAACCATCATTTATCAGTTTGGTATTACCATCAATGCTGGAAGCAAAATTAATTGATTCTGAAGAATGCAATGAGTCCTACTATAAATATGATTCTGAAAAACTTAAAATAAATGGATATCTTGTTAATGAATCAGGAGAGAGACTCCAATTATTTATATTAAATGAAGATTCTATTAACATAACTCAGACGGATGATGATCTTAAAATTAGTCAAAAAAATTACTATGATAATCAATTTAATAGAGCAACAAAATTTTTAAATAAAGCGATCAAAAGACATTTTGATGATGAAATTCAAGATTCAAGTCCTGTCAAAGCCTTGATTTCTCAAATTTCTTCCTCACATGGAATTGACCAATTTGATGTAGTGGAAATATTTCTAATTTCGGCAACCGCAACTGTTTCAACACGGGGAAATATTTCACAACCCAAAAGATTAGACTTTGAAGATGATAATTTAAAAATATCATTTACTAAAAATAAAGTAAGTGCAACTAAAGATATTTTAATAATTAAAAGGCTAATTGATTTAAATTTTCTCTATAGTGTACTAATATCTCAAGGAAATAGGGAGCCATTAACCATAAATTTTGAAAACTTTGAGAATAGAATTGAAGTAATAAAAGCTGCTGATGAATTAAATTTTGAATCCTATTTATGCGTACTCCCTGCAAAAATTCTTGCAGATTTATATAAAAGACATAGTTCACGTCTATTAGAAAAAAACGTCAGGTCTTTTTTGCAATTTAGAGGAGTTAATCAAGGGATAAGGGAAACGATACGGTTGAATCCAGAAAAATTCATCGCCTACAACAATGGTATAACCGTGACATCTACAGGTAAAGAAATCGAAGAAATAAACGGTAAAACTTATTTAAAAAGTCTTACTGATTTTCAAATTGTTAATGGGGGGCAAACGACAGCCAGTATCTATTTCACCAATAAAGACGGCTTTAACATTGACAAAGTAAAAGTAATGGCCAAAATTAATGTTGCAAAAGATGTTAGTGAAGAAAATCTAGACGATTTAATATCAAAAATCAGTCAATATTCTAATTCTCAATCTAAAGTTTCAAATGTTGATTTACGTTCGAGAAATCCACAATTAACTAAATTAAAAACTTTATCTGAAAGCATAATTACTCCTTCTGGACGCAAGTGGTTCTTTGAAAAATCGAAGGGAGATTTCAATACAAAATTAAGAATTGCAGGTTCCGGAAAAGCACGAATTGAAAAAGAATTCCCTAAACAACATAGATTTAGTAAAGAAGAATTAGGAAAATATTTTACAGCATGGGGAGATCAACCATATATCGTTAAAAAAGGTGGAGAAAAAGTATTCAGATATTTTATTGAAGAAATTGGTGGGGATGGTTCAGGGAAAAAACCATTAGAAATTGACCGAAATTTTTATGAGACATTGATAGCCAAAATCATTCTTTTTAGAGATTTGGAAAAAATTTATGGTCAAGGAAAAAATTCAATGGGACAAATAAGAGCAGCCGTAATACCTTATTCTTTATCAATTCTTTACAAATATTTTGATGGATCTAAGGGAGACAGAATGTTTGATCTTTATAAGGTATGGAATGCTGAAGGTCTAGGAAATGAATTGTCTGAGTATTTGAAGGAGTTAATGATACTCATTAATGAATTAATTAAAAAATATTCTAAAAGTGATGATTTAGGTGAATATAGTAAAAAGAAAGAATTATGGGATGATATATCAAATTCAAAAGAAATTTTAGAATTCGTTCAATCAAATAACTCACAAAAAATATTTGAAAAATATTCTGCTTCTAAAAAAGAAATGGAAAAAAAATTAAAGGCAAATTCAAAAAATAAAGAAGTAGATTTTAAATCTCTAAAAGACAACATAGAGATTCATTCCAAAACAACTGAATTTTACAAAAAAATAAATTCTTTATTATGGGATAATCTTACAGACAATGAGAAAAACAAATTATCTAATATTTCTGCTTTAATTCAACAAAAAGAAGATCTAACTCCAGATTTAATTTCTTTTGAAGAAAACATATTACAAAAAATAAGAATCAATCATCCTGAAGTATTTGACAAAATACATTATGAAAACAACAAATTATTGGAAGAAACATTTAATTATGTATTAAAGAAATATAATACTTGTATCGATAAATCTGAAAATGTAATATCTGTTTTTGAGAAAGTAGGCAGCATTGCCAAAATAAAAGGTATAAAATATGATTCTGTTTTTAGTGAAATAGGAAAAACATTAAATGATGGTTTTTCGCCAACTACTAAACAGATATATTATGCTTCATACTATGTTTCATCTTTAAATAATTTAAATTAG
- a CDS encoding nucleotidyltransferase family protein → MNIAILILAAGESRRMNAIKQVLPWKNTTLLGNAIEQAIQSKGNAVYVVLGANADRIAPSIAHYGIQSIENKNWKNGLGNSIACGVNFLKENQLHHDAILITLADQPLITAADYNALIDKYAEKEAKIIASETDNTPSVPAIFDAVYFGKLAQLNQDKGAKEILMAAQKEVYMLRSNAQMRDIDTQRAYEELYQSYGKEEL, encoded by the coding sequence ATGAATATAGCCATCCTGATTCTTGCGGCGGGCGAATCCAGACGCATGAACGCCATAAAGCAAGTATTGCCTTGGAAAAACACCACCTTGCTGGGAAATGCCATCGAGCAAGCCATCCAATCCAAGGGAAATGCTGTATATGTGGTTTTGGGAGCCAATGCCGACCGAATAGCCCCATCCATCGCACACTACGGCATCCAAAGCATTGAAAACAAAAACTGGAAAAACGGACTGGGCAATTCCATAGCTTGTGGCGTGAATTTCTTGAAGGAAAACCAACTCCACCATGACGCCATCCTCATCACCTTGGCCGACCAACCCCTGATTACCGCTGCAGATTACAATGCGTTGATCGATAAATATGCCGAAAAAGAAGCCAAGATAATCGCTTCCGAAACCGACAATACCCCAAGCGTTCCGGCTATTTTCGATGCGGTCTATTTCGGGAAACTCGCCCAACTAAACCAAGACAAAGGAGCCAAAGAAATCCTGATGGCCGCCCAAAAAGAAGTGTATATGTTGCGCTCCAATGCCCAAATGAGGGATATAGACACCCAAAGGGCGTATGAAGAACTGTACCAAAGTTATGGTAAAGAAGAACTCTAA
- a CDS encoding XdhC family protein, producing the protein MTFEFKNCINSFVKANKKGLKTVMATLVALEGSSYRKPGVRMLVLEDGTMTGALSGGCVEKEILKQSESVFQTNQPKMMTYDGRYRLGCEGTLYILIEPFLPDDALILEFEKALEQRKAFQITTSYSRQEGVNDDWGSFITFDTDNGFGFSKTTKREEKGSGASLIFEQQLEPCFRLVIVGAEHDAVQLCLSASILGWEVVIITTAANPKTALDFPGIHQLLKVEPNELQLNGANQHTAIVLMTHSYAKDLQYLMALKETRPAYIGLLGAMKRGQKLINDFVEHHPLVEEDFLDTIHGPAGLNIGAQTPQEIAISICSEILAVTRQQKPDFLKNKRTSFYSN; encoded by the coding sequence ATGACATTCGAGTTTAAAAACTGCATCAACAGCTTTGTCAAAGCCAACAAAAAAGGCTTAAAAACAGTGATGGCCACTTTGGTGGCCTTGGAAGGCTCTTCCTATAGAAAACCGGGGGTGAGAATGCTCGTATTGGAGGACGGAACCATGACGGGGGCGTTAAGTGGAGGCTGTGTCGAAAAAGAAATCCTGAAGCAATCCGAATCCGTATTCCAGACAAACCAGCCCAAAATGATGACCTATGATGGCCGCTACCGATTGGGCTGCGAAGGAACATTGTACATTTTGATAGAACCTTTCCTTCCGGACGATGCCTTGATTCTTGAATTCGAAAAAGCACTCGAACAACGAAAAGCATTTCAAATAACAACAAGCTATTCAAGACAAGAAGGCGTCAACGACGATTGGGGTTCCTTCATCACATTCGATACGGACAACGGCTTTGGTTTTTCAAAAACGACAAAACGGGAAGAAAAGGGGAGTGGTGCTTCACTGATTTTCGAACAACAGCTCGAACCTTGTTTCAGGCTGGTGATTGTGGGAGCCGAACACGATGCCGTCCAATTGTGCTTGTCGGCATCCATCTTGGGATGGGAAGTCGTAATAATAACCACTGCGGCAAATCCTAAAACAGCCTTGGATTTTCCGGGCATTCACCAACTCCTTAAAGTAGAACCCAACGAGCTGCAATTGAATGGAGCAAACCAGCATACCGCCATCGTTTTGATGACCCACAGTTATGCCAAAGACCTGCAGTACTTGATGGCCTTGAAAGAAACCCGCCCGGCCTACATCGGTTTGCTGGGAGCCATGAAAAGGGGGCAAAAACTAATCAATGATTTTGTGGAACACCATCCCTTGGTCGAAGAAGATTTTTTGGATACAATCCATGGCCCGGCAGGACTAAATATCGGAGCCCAAACCCCCCAAGAAATCGCCATCTCCATTTGTTCCGAAATACTGGCCGTAACCAGACAACAAAAACCCGATTTTCTAAAAAATAAAAGAACATCATTTTATTCTAATTAA
- a CDS encoding (2Fe-2S)-binding protein, with protein MKQKISFKLNQKPVSLEVNGSESLLTVLREYLDLTGTKFGCGLGECGACTVLIDQKAERSCMVAVEDVAGKDITTIEGLSSNGTLHPIQKAFVAHDSLQCGFCTPGMIMNAYDFLSRNPNPSRTEIIKGMEENLCRCGSYNRIVDAIETAAVTMNQKTKL; from the coding sequence ATGAAGCAAAAAATAAGTTTTAAGCTGAACCAAAAACCAGTTAGTTTGGAGGTTAACGGTTCTGAATCCCTCTTGACCGTCCTCAGGGAATATCTGGACCTGACCGGTACCAAATTTGGATGCGGATTGGGAGAATGTGGCGCCTGCACGGTTTTGATTGACCAAAAAGCGGAGCGTTCCTGCATGGTCGCCGTGGAAGATGTGGCCGGAAAAGACATTACCACCATTGAAGGGTTGAGTTCGAATGGAACATTACATCCCATCCAAAAAGCCTTTGTGGCCCATGATTCTTTGCAATGTGGTTTTTGTACCCCGGGGATGATCATGAATGCCTACGACTTCTTGTCGCGAAATCCAAACCCCAGTCGTACCGAAATCATCAAGGGCATGGAGGAAAATTTATGTCGCTGTGGTTCTTACAATCGCATTGTGGATGCCATTGAAACCGCTGCCGTAACCATGAATCAAAAAACAAAGTTATGA
- a CDS encoding xanthine dehydrogenase family protein molybdopterin-binding subunit, translating to MKPTPTNEAINSDMALALLNNRRDFLKKLGGGIIVAFTIGKLSLLDGWAANTEDALLNFNAYLRVKEDGRVDCYTGKIEMGQGVNTSLAQAVAEELEVSIYSIDMVMGDTELCPHDDGTWGSMTTRFADPVLRAAAAEARTILILLAAEQLKVAPELLEVKEGIVFVKNDASKKISYAALTQGQKIIQTLKDKPALKKAKDFKIIGKSIIRLDAEAKVTGKAKYAGDIKLPGMVYASIVRPTVFGSKKRSVDASKLVDFEGAQLIEDGNLVAVVHPNSEIAYAAAQKVTVTWEAPELKVDQDSIFKYLEDSIKDSRIHQEGGNLATGQTLSETLIEGDYLDGYKAHASIETHSATCYFEGDKLTMWASTQTPFGTRKRIAKTLNMSLEKVHLKQILLGGGFGGKIIDHQAVEAAKIAKACGKPVQLIWSRREEFMFVGFRPAALMKVRSGVDRNGKLQLWNFDIYCAGTRGTNLFYDVENNRTRMFDDESVHPFDVGAWRAPGNNSTTFARESHIDVTAHKLGIDPLQFRLNNLKDKKMLATLQLAAQTFGWEKPKKEGHGYGIALGEDAGTRVALIAEVSVDKLTGMVHPIRMVCAQDMGQVVNPHGATIQTEGGITMGLGYTLSEDIEFEGGTVKTTGFSNYEITRFSKTPTISCVFIDKMDAKPEGGGEPAIICVGGAIANAVFDACGARVNRMPITPERVLAAMPGK from the coding sequence ATGAAACCGACTCCAACCAACGAAGCGATAAACAGCGATATGGCTCTGGCCCTATTGAATAACAGGCGTGATTTTTTAAAAAAATTGGGCGGCGGCATCATTGTAGCTTTTACTATTGGAAAATTATCCCTGCTGGACGGTTGGGCTGCCAATACCGAAGACGCCCTATTGAATTTTAATGCCTATTTGAGGGTTAAAGAAGACGGCCGAGTGGATTGTTATACCGGAAAAATTGAAATGGGACAAGGCGTAAACACTTCGCTAGCCCAAGCCGTGGCCGAAGAATTGGAAGTTTCCATTTATTCCATCGACATGGTCATGGGGGATACCGAGTTGTGTCCTCATGATGACGGCACTTGGGGTTCGATGACGACCCGTTTTGCCGATCCTGTCCTGCGCGCTGCCGCTGCGGAAGCCAGAACAATTTTGATTCTACTTGCCGCGGAACAGTTGAAAGTGGCTCCGGAATTGCTGGAGGTAAAAGAAGGTATTGTTTTTGTCAAAAATGATGCTTCCAAAAAAATCTCCTATGCCGCACTTACCCAAGGCCAAAAGATTATCCAAACCCTGAAAGACAAACCTGCCCTGAAAAAAGCCAAGGATTTTAAAATCATTGGAAAATCCATCATCCGATTGGATGCCGAGGCTAAAGTTACGGGAAAAGCGAAATACGCCGGAGACATTAAATTGCCCGGAATGGTCTATGCGAGTATCGTCCGACCCACGGTTTTTGGTTCCAAAAAACGGAGCGTCGATGCCTCCAAATTAGTTGATTTTGAAGGGGCGCAATTAATCGAGGACGGGAATTTGGTTGCCGTGGTTCACCCCAATTCCGAAATTGCCTATGCCGCCGCCCAGAAAGTAACAGTAACTTGGGAAGCTCCCGAACTGAAAGTAGACCAAGACAGTATTTTTAAATATCTGGAAGACAGCATCAAAGATTCCAGAATTCATCAAGAGGGCGGCAACTTGGCCACGGGCCAAACGCTCTCGGAAACCCTGATCGAAGGGGATTATCTGGATGGTTACAAAGCCCATGCTTCGATTGAAACCCATTCGGCGACCTGTTATTTTGAGGGCGACAAACTCACCATGTGGGCTTCAACGCAGACTCCTTTTGGCACCCGCAAACGAATCGCCAAAACGCTGAACATGTCCCTGGAAAAAGTGCATTTGAAACAAATCCTTTTGGGAGGCGGTTTTGGCGGTAAAATTATTGACCACCAAGCCGTGGAAGCGGCCAAAATAGCCAAGGCTTGCGGTAAACCCGTTCAATTGATTTGGTCCCGCCGTGAAGAATTCATGTTCGTGGGCTTCCGACCCGCCGCCTTGATGAAAGTCCGTTCGGGAGTGGATCGCAACGGCAAACTGCAATTGTGGAATTTTGATATTTATTGTGCCGGAACCAGAGGAACCAATCTCTTTTATGATGTGGAAAATAATCGCACCCGCATGTTTGACGACGAAAGTGTCCATCCCTTTGATGTTGGCGCTTGGAGGGCTCCGGGAAACAATTCGACCACTTTTGCCCGAGAATCCCACATTGACGTAACCGCCCACAAACTGGGTATTGACCCGCTGCAATTCCGATTGAACAATTTGAAAGACAAAAAGATGTTGGCCACCCTGCAATTGGCCGCCCAAACTTTTGGATGGGAAAAGCCCAAAAAAGAGGGTCATGGGTACGGGATTGCCCTCGGCGAAGATGCCGGCACGAGGGTGGCCTTGATTGCCGAAGTTTCGGTGGACAAATTAACCGGGATGGTACACCCCATTCGCATGGTTTGCGCCCAGGATATGGGACAAGTCGTGAATCCGCATGGCGCCACGATTCAAACCGAAGGCGGGATAACCATGGGGTTGGGCTATACGCTGTCTGAAGACATTGAATTTGAGGGAGGCACCGTCAAAACGACCGGTTTTTCCAATTATGAAATTACGCGCTTTTCCAAAACCCCGACCATAAGTTGCGTATTCATTGATAAAATGGATGCCAAACCTGAAGGAGGTGGAGAACCGGCCATTATCTGTGTGGGTGGTGCCATTGCCAATGCCGTTTTTGATGCCTGCGGTGCCCGAGTGAACCGAATGCCGATTACTCCAGAACGAGTTTTGGCAGCGATGCCGGGGAAATGA
- a CDS encoding C1 family peptidase, which translates to MKKNIITLLLLGVSHFGFSQAYEFKSVIDIEAGPVVSQGKTGTCWSFSTTSFIEAEIIRLTGKKIDISEMYNVRNTYPKKAQNYILRQGKAQFGEGGLNHDVINSIRDFGMVPQNVYSGLLPNETVYNHVEMVALLESMLKVYVENPAKKLSPHWKEAVSSILDIYMGKKVGEFTFEGKKYTPQSFLAMTKINPDAYVTISSFVNQPYYKPFLLNIPDNFSNGLFYNLPLDEYIQNIDNALENGYTVALDADVSESTFSGKNGIAVIPAHDEDAATILTEIKPEMVISPDYRLEQFENLSTTDDHLMHIVGKVKDQKGSIYYKVKNSWGTNGTHNGFIYMSVSYMKLKSISVLMHKDGLTKKSQKDLNL; encoded by the coding sequence ATGAAAAAAAACATTATAACCCTTTTGTTATTAGGAGTTTCCCATTTTGGATTTTCCCAGGCTTATGAATTTAAATCCGTTATAGACATTGAAGCCGGGCCTGTAGTCTCGCAAGGCAAAACCGGAACTTGCTGGAGTTTTTCGACTACATCCTTTATTGAAGCTGAAATTATCCGCTTGACGGGAAAAAAAATTGATATTTCAGAAATGTACAACGTTAGAAACACGTATCCCAAAAAAGCCCAGAATTACATCCTACGCCAAGGCAAAGCCCAATTTGGGGAAGGCGGCTTGAACCACGATGTCATCAATAGCATTAGAGATTTTGGCATGGTTCCGCAAAATGTTTACTCTGGATTATTGCCTAATGAAACCGTTTACAATCATGTTGAAATGGTCGCATTGCTTGAATCGATGCTGAAGGTATATGTCGAGAATCCTGCCAAAAAATTATCTCCTCATTGGAAAGAAGCCGTTTCTTCCATTCTGGATATTTATATGGGCAAAAAAGTGGGTGAATTTACTTTTGAAGGAAAGAAATATACTCCACAAAGTTTTTTAGCGATGACAAAAATCAATCCTGATGCTTATGTTACTATTTCTTCGTTTGTCAATCAGCCTTATTACAAGCCTTTTTTATTGAATATTCCCGATAATTTTTCGAATGGTCTTTTCTATAATTTGCCTTTGGATGAATACATCCAGAATATAGACAATGCCCTAGAAAATGGATATACGGTAGCTTTAGATGCGGATGTGAGCGAGAGTACTTTTTCTGGAAAAAATGGCATTGCCGTTATTCCTGCCCACGATGAAGATGCCGCAACTATTTTGACTGAAATCAAACCCGAAATGGTAATCAGTCCAGACTATCGTTTGGAACAATTTGAGAATCTAAGCACTACCGACGACCATTTGATGCATATTGTGGGAAAAGTAAAAGACCAAAAAGGAAGCATTTATTATAAAGTAAAAAACTCTTGGGGAACTAATGGAACGCATAATGGCTTCATTTACATGAGTGTTTCCTATATGAAATTAAAATCTATTTCGGTTTTAATGCACAAAGACGGCTTGACCAAAAAGAGCCAAAAAGATTTGAATTTGTAA
- a CDS encoding CvfB family protein, translating to MIEIGKYNTLTILRDTKVGLFLGNPEKDPEGIHDILLPNKYVPNEWEIGEEIIVFVYLDHEERPVATTLEPYILLNEFALLRVNYVNQVGAFMDWGMEKDILVPFKEQARPMEKGKRYLVYLYMDEKTKRLVASSKTNQFLKNDNLTVEKGEEVDLIVSHITELGINVIINEQHKGLLYKDEVYDDAIRTGDRLRGYIKTIRPDNKIDVSLQIQGYQNIEPNAEKILDELRASRGFLRLTDNSHPEDIKTVLKMSKKTFKKAIGALYKEKLIEIKEDGIYLVKE from the coding sequence ATGATTGAAATAGGAAAATACAACACGCTCACCATATTACGCGACACCAAAGTAGGATTGTTTTTGGGAAATCCCGAAAAAGACCCCGAAGGAATCCACGACATCCTTTTGCCCAACAAATACGTGCCCAACGAATGGGAAATAGGCGAGGAGATCATCGTCTTTGTTTATTTGGACCACGAAGAACGTCCGGTGGCCACCACCTTGGAACCTTACATTCTGTTGAACGAGTTTGCCCTTTTGCGCGTGAACTACGTCAACCAAGTGGGGGCTTTTATGGATTGGGGAATGGAAAAAGACATTCTCGTGCCGTTCAAGGAGCAAGCACGCCCGATGGAAAAAGGAAAACGCTATTTGGTGTATCTTTATATGGACGAAAAAACCAAACGTTTGGTCGCTTCCAGCAAAACCAACCAGTTCCTGAAAAATGATAACCTTACGGTCGAAAAAGGGGAGGAAGTAGACTTGATCGTTTCCCACATCACCGAATTGGGAATCAACGTCATCATCAACGAGCAACACAAAGGCCTCTTGTACAAAGATGAGGTCTATGACGATGCCATTCGAACAGGAGACAGACTCAGGGGATACATCAAAACCATTCGTCCCGACAACAAAATTGACGTTTCCCTCCAAATCCAGGGCTACCAAAACATCGAACCCAACGCCGAGAAAATTCTCGACGAATTGCGTGCCAGTCGCGGCTTCTTGCGCTTGACCGACAATTCCCATCCCGAAGACATCAAAACGGTCTTGAAAATGAGCAAAAAAACCTTCAAGAAAGCCATCGGAGCCTTGTACAAAGAAAAACTGATCGAAATCAAGGAAGACGGAATTTATTTGGTGAAAGAGTAA
- a CDS encoding nucleotidyltransferase family protein — protein MVAKNQLNSIIKTLKPYHPKRMGLFGSVSRNEENQDSDMDILFSLYQPIGLFTLSKIHFELEEKLHKKVD, from the coding sequence ATGGTAGCAAAGAATCAGTTAAATAGCATCATCAAAACTTTAAAACCGTATCATCCCAAAAGGATGGGGTTGTTTGGTTCTGTGTCCAGAAATGAGGAAAATCAGGATAGTGATATGGACATCCTTTTTTCGCTTTATCAGCCGATTGGACTTTTTACTTTATCTAAAATTCATTTTGAGTTAGAAGAAAAACTACATAAAAAAGTAGATTAA